One window of Lagenorhynchus albirostris chromosome 16, mLagAlb1.1, whole genome shotgun sequence genomic DNA carries:
- the DNAJB12 gene encoding dnaJ homolog subfamily B member 12 isoform X1: MESNKDEAERCISIALKAIQSNQPDRALRFLEKAQRLYPTPRVRALIESLNQKPQSASDQPQPTEATQATHRKAGGAGTPSANGEAGGGESTKGYTAEQVAAVKRVKQCKDYYEILGVSRGASDEDLKKAYRRLALKFHPDKNRAPGATEAFKAIGTAYAVLSNPEKRKQYDQFGDDKSQAARHGHGHGDFHRGFEADISPEDLFNMFFGGGFPSSNVHVYSNGRMRYTYHQRQDRRENQGDGGLGVFVQLMPILILILVSALSQLMVSSPPYSLSLRPSVGHVHRRVTDHLNVVYYVADTFSEEYTGSSLKMVERNVEDDYIANLRNNCWKEKQQKEGLLYRARYFGDADMYHKAQKMGTPSCNRLSETMKSLENLW; encoded by the exons ATGGAATCCAACAAGGATGAAGCCGAGCGCTGTATTAGCATCGCCCTCAAGGCCATCCAGAGCAACCAGCCTGACCGGGCGCTCCGCTTCCTGGAGAAGGCGCAGCGGCTGTACCCGACGCCGCGAGTTCGCG CCCTGATCGAGTCCCTCAACCAGAAACCACAGTCGGCCAGCGACCAACCACAACCCACAGAGGCAACCCAGGCGACCCATAGGAAAGCAGGTGGGGCCGGCACCCCCTCGGCCAACGGTGAAGCCGGAGGAGGAGAGAGCACCAAAGGCTACACTGCCGAACAAGTAGCGGCCGTGAAAAG GGTCAAGCAATGTAAAGATTACTACGAGATCCTGGGGGTGAGCAGAGGGGCCTCAGATGAGGACCTGAAGAAGGCCTACCGCAGACTGGCCCTCAAGTTCCACCCTGACAAGAACCGTGCGCCTGGCGCCACTGAAGCTTTCAAAG CCATTGGCACAGCATACGCAGTACTTAGCAACCCAGAGAAAAGGAAGCAGTATGACCAGTTCGGCGATGACAAGAGCCAGGCAGCCCGGCACGGCCATGGGCACGGGGACTTCCACCGCGGCTTTGAAGCTGACATCTCCCCTGAAGACCTCTTCAACATGTTCTTTGGAGGTGGCTTCCCATCTA GTAACGTCCATGTCTATAGCAACGGCCGCATGCGCTACACGTACCATCAAAGGCAGGACCGCAGGGAGAACCAGGGTGAT GGTGGGCTGGGGGTGTTTGTCCAGCTGATGCCCATCCTCATCCTGATCCTCGTGTCAGCTCTCAGCCAGCTCATGGTTTCCAGTCCACCCTACAGCCTCAGCCTGAGACC GTCGGTGGGCCACGTCCACAGGCGAGTCACTGACCACCTGAACGTCGTTTACTACGTGGCAGACACGTTCTCTGAGGAGTACACAGGCTCCAGCCTCAAAATGGTTGAACGGAATGTGGAAGACGATTATATTGCCAATCTCCGAAACAACTGTTGGAAGGAGAAGCAGcaaa AGGAAGGCTTGCTGTACCGGGCCCGCTACTTTGGCGACGCAGACATGTACCACAAAGCACAGAAGATGGGCACCCCGAGCTGTAACCGACTGTCAGAG ACTATGAAATCCCTGGAGAATTTGTGGTGA
- the DNAJB12 gene encoding dnaJ homolog subfamily B member 12 isoform X3 → MAADPARPEPVLRNGRGHNALIESLNQKPQSASDQPQPTEATQATHRKAGGAGTPSANGEAGGGESTKGYTAEQVAAVKRVKQCKDYYEILGVSRGASDEDLKKAYRRLALKFHPDKNRAPGATEAFKAIGTAYAVLSNPEKRKQYDQFGDDKSQAARHGHGHGDFHRGFEADISPEDLFNMFFGGGFPSSNVHVYSNGRMRYTYHQRQDRRENQGDGGLGVFVQLMPILILILVSALSQLMVSSPPYSLSLRPSVGHVHRRVTDHLNVVYYVADTFSEEYTGSSLKMVERNVEDDYIANLRNNCWKEKQQKEGLLYRARYFGDADMYHKAQKMGTPSCNRLSETMKSLENLW, encoded by the exons atggccgctgatcctgcacgtccggagcctgtgctccgcaacgggagaggccacaacg CCCTGATCGAGTCCCTCAACCAGAAACCACAGTCGGCCAGCGACCAACCACAACCCACAGAGGCAACCCAGGCGACCCATAGGAAAGCAGGTGGGGCCGGCACCCCCTCGGCCAACGGTGAAGCCGGAGGAGGAGAGAGCACCAAAGGCTACACTGCCGAACAAGTAGCGGCCGTGAAAAG GGTCAAGCAATGTAAAGATTACTACGAGATCCTGGGGGTGAGCAGAGGGGCCTCAGATGAGGACCTGAAGAAGGCCTACCGCAGACTGGCCCTCAAGTTCCACCCTGACAAGAACCGTGCGCCTGGCGCCACTGAAGCTTTCAAAG CCATTGGCACAGCATACGCAGTACTTAGCAACCCAGAGAAAAGGAAGCAGTATGACCAGTTCGGCGATGACAAGAGCCAGGCAGCCCGGCACGGCCATGGGCACGGGGACTTCCACCGCGGCTTTGAAGCTGACATCTCCCCTGAAGACCTCTTCAACATGTTCTTTGGAGGTGGCTTCCCATCTA GTAACGTCCATGTCTATAGCAACGGCCGCATGCGCTACACGTACCATCAAAGGCAGGACCGCAGGGAGAACCAGGGTGAT GGTGGGCTGGGGGTGTTTGTCCAGCTGATGCCCATCCTCATCCTGATCCTCGTGTCAGCTCTCAGCCAGCTCATGGTTTCCAGTCCACCCTACAGCCTCAGCCTGAGACC GTCGGTGGGCCACGTCCACAGGCGAGTCACTGACCACCTGAACGTCGTTTACTACGTGGCAGACACGTTCTCTGAGGAGTACACAGGCTCCAGCCTCAAAATGGTTGAACGGAATGTGGAAGACGATTATATTGCCAATCTCCGAAACAACTGTTGGAAGGAGAAGCAGcaaa AGGAAGGCTTGCTGTACCGGGCCCGCTACTTTGGCGACGCAGACATGTACCACAAAGCACAGAAGATGGGCACCCCGAGCTGTAACCGACTGTCAGAG ACTATGAAATCCCTGGAGAATTTGTGGTGA
- the DNAJB12 gene encoding dnaJ homolog subfamily B member 12 isoform X2, which translates to MESNKDEAERCISIALKAIQSNQPDRALRFLEKAQRLYPTPRVRALIESLNQKPQSASDQPQPTEATQATHRKAGGAGTPSANGEAGGGESTKGYTAEQVAAVKRVKQCKDYYEILGVSRGASDEDLKKAYRRLALKFHPDKNRAPGATEAFKAIGTAYAVLSNPEKRKQYDQFGDDKSQAARHGHGHGDFHRGFEADISPEDLFNMFFGGGFPSSNVHVYSNGRMRYTYHQRQDRRENQGDGGLGVFVQLMPILILILVSALSQLMVSSPPYSLSLRPSVGHVHRRVTDHLNVVYYVADTFSEEYTGSSLKMVERNVEDDYIANLRNNCWKEKQQKEGLLYRARYFGDADMYHKAQKMGTPSCNRLSEVQASLHG; encoded by the exons ATGGAATCCAACAAGGATGAAGCCGAGCGCTGTATTAGCATCGCCCTCAAGGCCATCCAGAGCAACCAGCCTGACCGGGCGCTCCGCTTCCTGGAGAAGGCGCAGCGGCTGTACCCGACGCCGCGAGTTCGCG CCCTGATCGAGTCCCTCAACCAGAAACCACAGTCGGCCAGCGACCAACCACAACCCACAGAGGCAACCCAGGCGACCCATAGGAAAGCAGGTGGGGCCGGCACCCCCTCGGCCAACGGTGAAGCCGGAGGAGGAGAGAGCACCAAAGGCTACACTGCCGAACAAGTAGCGGCCGTGAAAAG GGTCAAGCAATGTAAAGATTACTACGAGATCCTGGGGGTGAGCAGAGGGGCCTCAGATGAGGACCTGAAGAAGGCCTACCGCAGACTGGCCCTCAAGTTCCACCCTGACAAGAACCGTGCGCCTGGCGCCACTGAAGCTTTCAAAG CCATTGGCACAGCATACGCAGTACTTAGCAACCCAGAGAAAAGGAAGCAGTATGACCAGTTCGGCGATGACAAGAGCCAGGCAGCCCGGCACGGCCATGGGCACGGGGACTTCCACCGCGGCTTTGAAGCTGACATCTCCCCTGAAGACCTCTTCAACATGTTCTTTGGAGGTGGCTTCCCATCTA GTAACGTCCATGTCTATAGCAACGGCCGCATGCGCTACACGTACCATCAAAGGCAGGACCGCAGGGAGAACCAGGGTGAT GGTGGGCTGGGGGTGTTTGTCCAGCTGATGCCCATCCTCATCCTGATCCTCGTGTCAGCTCTCAGCCAGCTCATGGTTTCCAGTCCACCCTACAGCCTCAGCCTGAGACC GTCGGTGGGCCACGTCCACAGGCGAGTCACTGACCACCTGAACGTCGTTTACTACGTGGCAGACACGTTCTCTGAGGAGTACACAGGCTCCAGCCTCAAAATGGTTGAACGGAATGTGGAAGACGATTATATTGCCAATCTCCGAAACAACTGTTGGAAGGAGAAGCAGcaaa AGGAAGGCTTGCTGTACCGGGCCCGCTACTTTGGCGACGCAGACATGTACCACAAAGCACAGAAGATGGGCACCCCGAGCTGTAACCGACTGTCAGAGGTGCAGGCCTCCCTGCATGGATAG
- the DNAJB12 gene encoding dnaJ homolog subfamily B member 12 isoform X4 — translation MESNKDEAERCISIALKAIQSNQPDRALRFLEKAQRLYPTPRVRALIESLNQKPQSASDQPQPTEATQATHRKAGGAGTPSANGEAGGGESTKGYTAEQVAAVKRVKQCKDYYEILGVSRGASDEDLKKAYRRLALKFHPDKNRAPGATEAFKAIGTAYAVLSNPEKRKQYDQFGDDKSQAARHGHGHGDFHRGFEADISPEDLFNMFFGGGFPSSNVHVYSNGRMRYTYHQRQDRRENQGDGGLGVFVQLMPILILILVSALSQLMVSSPPYSLSLRPGRLAVPGPLLWRRRHVPQSTEDGHPEL, via the exons ATGGAATCCAACAAGGATGAAGCCGAGCGCTGTATTAGCATCGCCCTCAAGGCCATCCAGAGCAACCAGCCTGACCGGGCGCTCCGCTTCCTGGAGAAGGCGCAGCGGCTGTACCCGACGCCGCGAGTTCGCG CCCTGATCGAGTCCCTCAACCAGAAACCACAGTCGGCCAGCGACCAACCACAACCCACAGAGGCAACCCAGGCGACCCATAGGAAAGCAGGTGGGGCCGGCACCCCCTCGGCCAACGGTGAAGCCGGAGGAGGAGAGAGCACCAAAGGCTACACTGCCGAACAAGTAGCGGCCGTGAAAAG GGTCAAGCAATGTAAAGATTACTACGAGATCCTGGGGGTGAGCAGAGGGGCCTCAGATGAGGACCTGAAGAAGGCCTACCGCAGACTGGCCCTCAAGTTCCACCCTGACAAGAACCGTGCGCCTGGCGCCACTGAAGCTTTCAAAG CCATTGGCACAGCATACGCAGTACTTAGCAACCCAGAGAAAAGGAAGCAGTATGACCAGTTCGGCGATGACAAGAGCCAGGCAGCCCGGCACGGCCATGGGCACGGGGACTTCCACCGCGGCTTTGAAGCTGACATCTCCCCTGAAGACCTCTTCAACATGTTCTTTGGAGGTGGCTTCCCATCTA GTAACGTCCATGTCTATAGCAACGGCCGCATGCGCTACACGTACCATCAAAGGCAGGACCGCAGGGAGAACCAGGGTGAT GGTGGGCTGGGGGTGTTTGTCCAGCTGATGCCCATCCTCATCCTGATCCTCGTGTCAGCTCTCAGCCAGCTCATGGTTTCCAGTCCACCCTACAGCCTCAGCCTGAGACC AGGAAGGCTTGCTGTACCGGGCCCGCTACTTTGGCGACGCAGACATGTACCACAAAGCACAGAAGATGGGCACCCCGAGCTGTAA